The following are encoded together in the bacterium genome:
- a CDS encoding aldo/keto reductase, whose product METRTLGDTGLVVTPLGIGLAAIGRPGYITLGRDRDLGAARTPDDLRARCFAMLDAARAAGVRYVDAARSYGRAEEFLGAWLRARGVAPGALTVGSKWGYRYTAGWTIDAVVHEEKELSLARFRAQLAESRTHLGAWLDLYEIHSATLESGVLDDQALREALCDARAAGVYRAVGLTLSGPTSAATLARALAAGAGGRRVFDVVQATFNLLEPSLAPQLAAAHAAGLGVIVKEVHANGRLTATNARPADAALVARLATVAAAATMGVDQLAIAWALRHPFVDVVLSGAATPEQLASHRDAVERPLDAATADDLRAAAEPPERYWKTRASLPWS is encoded by the coding sequence GTGGAGACGCGCACGCTCGGCGACACCGGCCTCGTGGTCACCCCGCTCGGGATCGGGCTCGCCGCCATCGGCCGCCCCGGCTACATCACGCTCGGCCGCGACCGCGACCTCGGTGCCGCACGCACCCCCGACGACCTGCGCGCGCGCTGCTTCGCCATGCTCGACGCCGCCCGCGCCGCCGGCGTGCGCTACGTCGACGCCGCACGCAGCTATGGGCGCGCCGAGGAGTTCCTCGGCGCCTGGCTGCGCGCGCGCGGCGTGGCGCCCGGCGCGCTCACGGTCGGCAGCAAGTGGGGATATCGCTACACCGCCGGCTGGACGATCGACGCCGTGGTCCACGAGGAGAAGGAGCTGTCGCTCGCCCGCTTCCGCGCGCAGCTCGCCGAGAGCCGCACGCACCTCGGCGCCTGGCTCGACCTCTACGAGATCCACAGCGCGACGCTGGAGTCGGGCGTGCTCGACGACCAGGCGCTGCGGGAGGCGCTGTGCGACGCGCGCGCCGCGGGCGTGTACCGCGCGGTCGGCCTCACGCTGAGCGGCCCCACGTCGGCCGCGACCCTGGCGCGGGCGCTGGCCGCGGGCGCCGGCGGGCGCCGCGTGTTCGACGTCGTGCAGGCCACGTTCAACCTCCTCGAGCCCTCGCTCGCCCCGCAGCTCGCCGCCGCGCACGCAGCCGGGCTCGGCGTCATCGTGAAGGAGGTGCACGCCAACGGCCGTCTCACCGCGACCAACGCGCGCCCCGCCGACGCCGCCCTCGTCGCCCGGCTCGCCACGGTCGCCGCCGCCGCGACCATGGGCGTGGATCAGCTCGCGATCGCCTGGGCGTTGCGCCATCCGTTCGTCGACGTCGTGCTCTCCGGCGCCGCGACGCCCGAGCAGCTGGCGTCGCACCGGGACGCCGTGGAGCGGCCGCTCGACGCCGCCACCGCCGACGACCTGCGCGCGGCCGCGGAGCCGCCGGAGCGCTACTGGAAGACGCGCGCCAGCCTTCCCTGGTCCTGA